GATTGCACTGACGTCATGGCAAGGCTCCTGCTCTGTTTCGAGCTTCACAGAAACGCGCAACTGAGGTATTGTCAATATTGATTATATAAATCAACCATAAAGGCTCAAAATGGCGGATTACATCAATGCGCAGCAAGCCGCCGAGCGGCTCGGCATCTCGCGCCAGACCCTTTACGCCTATGTCAGCCGTGGCATGATCAAGGCCGTTCCCGGCGACGATCCCCGCCAGAGCCGCTATCTCACCGCCGCGGTCGAACAACTCGCCGAAACCCGGCGGCGTGGCCGCAAGCCGAAGGAAATTGCAAAGGCGACACTCGACTGGGGCATGCCGGTGCTGGAATCGCGATTGACCCTGATCGAGAACGGCCAGTGTTTTTACCGCGGCAAGGATACCGTGCAGCTTTCAGCGACAGCATCGCTTGAAGACATTGCCGCCCTGCTCTGGCAGGTCCGGCCGGAGAGCGCCTTTCCGCGCCGGACGCCGGTCCGCGTCAAGGCCTATCTCGAGCTCGCCGGCCAGGCGGCCGCTACACCCGCGATCGAAACCCTGTTGCCGCTCTTCGCAGTGGCGGCATCGGACGAACCGACATCATCCTGGCGGACCGATCCGGCGCAGGTCGCGCGCGGCAGCGGAGACCTGGTTCGCCTTCTCGCTGCCTGCGCACTCCGCCAGGCGCCCCTGTCGACACCGGTCCACCAGCAGCTGGCGGAAGCATGGCGCGTTGATGCTTCCGGTGCGGACCTGATCCGCCGCGCCCTTGTTCTTTGTGCCGATCATGAACTCAACGCCTCGAGCTTCACAGCGCGCTGCATCGCCTCCACCGGAGCATCGCTCAAGGCGGTCCTTGTCGGCGCACTCGCAGCACTGAGCGGCACAAAGCACGGAGCCACAACCACGCAGGTTGAATCGCTCTGGAACAGCACCGACCCCGGCGCCCCGGCCAAGAGCCTTCACGACCGGCTGCAGGCCGGCGGCACGCTTCCCGGCTTCGGTCATCCGCTCTATCCGAAGGGAGATATCCGCGCCAAGGCGCTGCTCTCGGCGATCGGACCCGGCTTCCCGGAAGCGACACGATTGGCCACAGCAGTCGAGGATCTGACCGGGGCAGCGCCATCCATCGATTTCGCACTGGTGGCGCTGCGGCGCCATCTCGGTCTGCCGGAAGGCGCCGCCTTCCTCTTGTTCGCCATTGGCCGCTCGGTCGGCTGGATCGCCCACGGGCTGGAACAGCGCGCCACAGACCAGCTGATCCGCCCAAGAGCGCTCTACACGGGCGAGCGCCCCTAAATCATTCAAGTCCGCCAGCTTCCCCCACACAAAGTGCCGGAACTCCGCCCATCACGAGATCGGCGACGATATCCGCATAGGCGTCGCGATCCACGGCCCCGCCCGGCCTGTGCCAGAGATAAAACCAGTTGAGCATGCCGAACACCGACATCGTCACCGGCCGGAGCAGTTCCGGGCGGGCGGAGAAGCGTTCCGGTTCAACCGCCTCAATGCACTCTGACATGGCGCCAACCATACGGCGCTGCAGCGCCCTCAGATGTGTCTGCTTGTCCTCGGGCAGTGATGACAGCGCATCGAGCTGAACCTTGTGCTCGGCATCGGAATCCCGGTAGGCGATCAGCACAGCGCGGATCAGTCCGCGCAACCGCTCTTGCGGAGTGGCGGATTGCGCGGCTGCGGCTTCCACCACTTCGGCAAGCGCCGTGAGATGCGTGTCGAGAATATCGAACAGCAACGCATCCTTGGACGGGTAATAGTGATAGATCAGCGCCTTGGAGACGCCGCAGGCCTCCGCCAGCTTGCCCATCGAGGCCCGGTCAAAGCCATGGTCGGCGAAAAACCGTGCAGCGGTCTGCAAGATCGCCTCGCGCTTTGCCTCATGGTCCTTGGCAATCGTCCGGGCCATGCCTTCACCCCTTTTTCCGGTTGTCGACAACGCGCTTGGCCTTGCCTTCGGAGCGCACCACATTGCCGGGCTCCTGCACATCGATGCGCGCGGTCACGCCAACCACACTCTTGATATGGTGCGCAAGGTCCCTGGCCGAAACCGCGCGGGCCTCCTCGGTGGCTGCGCGCGCGGTGCTTTCCACATGCACGGTCATTTCATCCATGCGGCCCCTGGTGCTCAGTTCGATCTGGAAATGCGGCGCAAGCCCTTCGCATTTGAGGATTTGCTCCTCGATCTGGGTTGGAAACACATTGACCCCGCGCAGGATCATCATGTCGTCCGAGCGCCCGGTGATCTTTTCCATCCGCCGCATCGAGCGCGCGGTGCCGGGCAGCAGCCGGGTCAGATCGCGGGTGCGGTAGCGCACCATCGGCAGCGCTTCCTTGGACAGCGTCGTGAACACCAGTTCCCCGATCTCGCCATCGGGCAGCACTTCCTCCGTCACCGGATCGATGATTTCGGGATAGAAGTGATCCTCCCAGATGTGCAGCCCGTCCTTGGTCTCGACGCACTCATTGGCGACGCCCGGCCCCATCACTTCCGAAAGCCCGTAAATGTCGACCGCATGCATATCGAAGGCCTGCTCGATCTCGCCGCGCATTGCATTGGTCCAGGGCTCCGCGCCGAAGATGCCCACAGCGAGCGAACTTTCGCGCGGGTCAAGCCCCTGACGGCGGAACTCGTCGAGGATCGAGAGCATATAGGATGGTGTCACCATGATCACACGCGGCTTGAAATCGGTGATCAGCGACACCTGCCGCTCGGTCATGCCACCGGAGACCGGAACCACGGTGCATCCGAGCCTTTCGGCGCCGTAATGCGCGCCCAGGCCGCCAGTAAACAGACCATAGCCATAGGAGATATGAACGATATCGCCCGGACGGCCACCCGAGGCGCGGATCGAGCGCGCAACCAGGTCCGACCAGATCTCGATGTCGCGCGCCGTGTAGCCAACCACCGTCGGTTTGCCGGTCGTGCCGGACGAGGCATGCACCCGCACCACCTTCTCGCGCGGCGTTGCGAACAGCCCGAACGGGTAGTTGTCGCGCAGATCGAGCTTGGTCGTGAACGGAAATTTGGAAAGATCGGGCAGCGACTTCAGATCGCTCGGATGAACACCCTTGGCATCGAAGGCCGCCTTGTAGTGCGGCACATTCTCATAGGCATGCGCGAGCGACCATTGCATCCGCTCAAGCTGCAATGCCGCGATCTCGTCGCGCGAAGCGGTTTCAATCGGGTCCAGGCTTGCCCGGTCGGGCGTAAGATCGAGCATGTTATCCTCCAGTTTGGCGCCGGTGCCTGTCGAGCCCATTGCGCCCGTCCTCCAACCGGCTGCGTCATCTCTTCACCGGTCAGCCGGCCGCTTCCTCAAAATGCGTTCCCGAAATCGTGCGCGACAGCCCCCGGAATTCCGCGATCACAGCCTCGTCTTCCCGCATCACGGTCACGTCATAGACCCCGGAACGGCCGGCCAGCGTCACCTCCCTGGCCTTGGCGATCAGCCGGTCACCTTCATGGCCGGGTGCCAGGAACGTGACCGAGCAATGCTGCGCCACCGAGATTTTGTTGTGGCTGTTGCATGCAAAGGCAAAGGCGCTGTCCGCAAGCGTGAAGATCGCGCCGCCGTGACAGGTGCCGTGGCCATTGAGATGATCCTTGCGCACCACCATCGAGATCGTGGCAACGCCCGGGCCCACGGACTCGATCTTCATGCCGAAGCCCTTGGTGGTGTGATCGTCCCTGAGCATGGCTTCGGAAGACCGCTCGGCGCGCTCCTGATCGGAAATCGCACTCATGCGCCGCCTCCGAAGTTGGGCTCACGTTTTTCAAGAAACGCGCGCACGCCCTCGGCATAATCAGCCGAACGGCCTGCCTCGCGCTGATACTCCGCTTCCATGTCGAGATGGGTATCAAGGTCCTGCCCTGCAGCATGTTGGATCAGGTTCTTCATCTGCCCCAACCCGGCAGTCGGACCCGCGGCAAGCCGGGCGCTCAGGGCTCGTGCATCATCGAGCAGATCGGCATCTTCGACCGCACGCCAGATCATGCCCCAGGCTTCAGCTTTCTCCGCCGACACCGGTTCCGCGGTCATCGCAATCGCCTTGGCGCGGGCTTCACCGATCAGGCGCGGCAGCATCCAGGAGCCACCGGCATCGGGGATCAGTCCGACGCGGACGAAGGACTGGATGAATTTCGCACCCTTCGCCACCAGCACGATGTCGCAGGCAAGCGCCAGATTGGCCCCTGCGCCCGCAGCCACCCCATTCACCGCGCAGACCACCGGCTTGCCGAGCGACCGGATCCGGCGGATCATCGGATTGTAGAACCGTGTCAGCGTCTCTCCGAGATCCGGAGGGCCGCTCATCTTTTCCGGATTGCGGGCATCAAGATCTTGGCCCGCGCAAAAGCCGCGCCCCGCGCCGGTCAGAAGCACCGCCCGGCAGGCATCGTCGCATTCCGCCACATCAAGGGCCGCGGCCATCGCCGCATGCATCTCGTCATTGAATGAATTGAGCC
The DNA window shown above is from Hoeflea phototrophica DFL-43 and carries:
- a CDS encoding citrate synthase family protein translates to MADYINAQQAAERLGISRQTLYAYVSRGMIKAVPGDDPRQSRYLTAAVEQLAETRRRGRKPKEIAKATLDWGMPVLESRLTLIENGQCFYRGKDTVQLSATASLEDIAALLWQVRPESAFPRRTPVRVKAYLELAGQAAATPAIETLLPLFAVAASDEPTSSWRTDPAQVARGSGDLVRLLAACALRQAPLSTPVHQQLAEAWRVDASGADLIRRALVLCADHELNASSFTARCIASTGASLKAVLVGALAALSGTKHGATTTQVESLWNSTDPGAPAKSLHDRLQAGGTLPGFGHPLYPKGDIRAKALLSAIGPGFPEATRLATAVEDLTGAAPSIDFALVALRRHLGLPEGAAFLLFAIGRSVGWIAHGLEQRATDQLIRPRALYTGERP
- a CDS encoding TetR/AcrR family transcriptional regulator, with product MARTIAKDHEAKREAILQTAARFFADHGFDRASMGKLAEACGVSKALIYHYYPSKDALLFDILDTHLTALAEVVEAAAAQSATPQERLRGLIRAVLIAYRDSDAEHKVQLDALSSLPEDKQTHLRALQRRMVGAMSECIEAVEPERFSARPELLRPVTMSVFGMLNWFYLWHRPGGAVDRDAYADIVADLVMGGVPALCVGEAGGLE
- the paaK gene encoding phenylacetate--CoA ligase PaaK, whose protein sequence is MLDLTPDRASLDPIETASRDEIAALQLERMQWSLAHAYENVPHYKAAFDAKGVHPSDLKSLPDLSKFPFTTKLDLRDNYPFGLFATPREKVVRVHASSGTTGKPTVVGYTARDIEIWSDLVARSIRASGGRPGDIVHISYGYGLFTGGLGAHYGAERLGCTVVPVSGGMTERQVSLITDFKPRVIMVTPSYMLSILDEFRRQGLDPRESSLAVGIFGAEPWTNAMRGEIEQAFDMHAVDIYGLSEVMGPGVANECVETKDGLHIWEDHFYPEIIDPVTEEVLPDGEIGELVFTTLSKEALPMVRYRTRDLTRLLPGTARSMRRMEKITGRSDDMMILRGVNVFPTQIEEQILKCEGLAPHFQIELSTRGRMDEMTVHVESTARAATEEARAVSARDLAHHIKSVVGVTARIDVQEPGNVVRSEGKAKRVVDNRKKG
- the paaI gene encoding hydroxyphenylacetyl-CoA thioesterase PaaI, producing the protein MSAISDQERAERSSEAMLRDDHTTKGFGMKIESVGPGVATISMVVRKDHLNGHGTCHGGAIFTLADSAFAFACNSHNKISVAQHCSVTFLAPGHEGDRLIAKAREVTLAGRSGVYDVTVMREDEAVIAEFRGLSRTISGTHFEEAAG
- the paaG gene encoding 2-(1,2-epoxy-1,2-dihydrophenyl)acetyl-CoA isomerase PaaG — encoded protein: MTAPVLQKLDGGVLEITLNRPDRLNSFNDEMHAAMAAALDVAECDDACRAVLLTGAGRGFCAGQDLDARNPEKMSGPPDLGETLTRFYNPMIRRIRSLGKPVVCAVNGVAAGAGANLALACDIVLVAKGAKFIQSFVRVGLIPDAGGSWMLPRLIGEARAKAIAMTAEPVSAEKAEAWGMIWRAVEDADLLDDARALSARLAAGPTAGLGQMKNLIQHAAGQDLDTHLDMEAEYQREAGRSADYAEGVRAFLEKREPNFGGGA